Proteins from a genomic interval of Nitrospina gracilis Nb-211:
- a CDS encoding J domain-containing protein: MFDKLFDWMKKNEPPEEAPPETTELTPEAKQALIREWYATLGVPEGSGLAICRRAWKQLLAKYHKDLISEDDDAQQEAARMTQRINEAYRGLQDELF, translated from the coding sequence ATGTTCGACAAGCTGTTCGACTGGATGAAGAAAAACGAACCGCCGGAGGAGGCGCCGCCGGAAACGACGGAACTCACGCCCGAAGCGAAACAGGCGCTGATCCGGGAATGGTACGCGACGCTGGGCGTGCCGGAAGGCTCCGGTCTCGCCATCTGCCGCCGTGCCTGGAAACAACTGCTGGCGAAGTACCACAAAGACCTGATCTCCGAGGACGACGACGCCCAGCAGGAGGCCGCCCGCATGACGCAACGCATCAACGAGGCCTACCGCGGCCTGCAGGACGAGCTGTTCTGA